The following coding sequences lie in one Oryza brachyantha chromosome 10, ObraRS2, whole genome shotgun sequence genomic window:
- the LOC102719424 gene encoding protein DETOXIFICATION 16-like encodes MAMEKAPSVEEPLLLGAGGKGGEGAAVAELKRLLHLAGPLVASGVLRNAVQMVSVMFVGHLGELPLAGASLATSVANVTGFSLLFGMASALDTLCGQAYGARQHHLLGAYKQRAMVVLAVAAVPVALVWASTGEILLLLGQDPSIAAEAGAYARWLIPALVPFVPLVCHIRFLQAQSAVVPVMASCGATAASHVVVCWALVRKAGMGSRGAALANAVSYTVNLTIMALYVRLSSACKKTWTGFSMEAFRELRQYAELAVPAAMMVCLEWWSFELLVLLSGLLPNPKLETSVLSICLNTGSLLFMVPFGLCTSISTRVSNELGAGNPQAAKLATRVVIFMAITEGLVITLTMILLRNFWGHMYSDEAEVVTYIARMIPVLAISFFIDGMHSSLSGVLTGCGKQKIGARVNLGAFYLAGIPMAVLLAFVLHLNGMGLWLGIVCGSLSKLILLFWITMRINWEKESIKAKELVFSSTLPVA; translated from the exons ATGGCCATGGAGAAGGCGCCGAGCGTGGAGGAGCCGCTGCttctcggcgccggcggcaagggaggcgagggcgccgccgtcgcggagcTGAAGCGGCTGCTCCATCTGGCGGGGCCGCTGGTCGCCAGCGGCGTGCTCCGGAACGCGGTGCAGATGGTGTCCGTCATGTTCGTCGGCCACCTCGGGGAGctccccctcgccggcgcctcccTCGCCACCTCCGTCGCCAACGTCACCGGCTTCAGCCTCCTC TTCGGCATGGCGAGCGCGCTGGACACGCTGTGCGGACAGGCGTACGGCGCGAGGCAGCACCACCTGCTGGGCGCCTACAAGCAGCGCGCCATGGTGGTgctcgccgtggccgccgtccccgtcgcGCTCGTCTGGGCCAGCACCGGTGAgatcctcctcctgctcggcCAGGAcccctccatcgccgccgaggccggcgCGTACGCGCGGTGGCTCATCCCGGCGCTCGTCCCGTTCGTGCCGCTCGTGTGCCACATCCGGTTCCTGCAGGCGCAGAGCGCCGTCGTGCCGGTGATGGCCAGCTgcggcgccacggcggcgagccaCGTCGTCGTGTGCTGGGCGCTGGTGCGCAAGGCCGGCATGGGGAGCAGGGGCGCCGCGCTGGCCAACGCCGTCTCCTACACCGTCAACCTCACCATCATGGCTCTCTACGTCAGGCTCTCCTCCGCCTGCAAGAAGACATGGACTGGGTTCTCCATGGAGGCCTTCAGGGAGCTTCGCCAGTACGCCGAGCTCGCCGTCCCCGCAGCGATGATGGTCTG TTTGGAATGGTGGTCATTTGAACTGCTTGTGTTGCTATCTGGTCTTCTGCCCAATCCTAAGCTTGAAACCTCAGTTTTGTCGATATG CCTCAACACTGGTTCTCTTCTGTTCATGGTTCCATTTGGACTCTGCACATCCATAAG CACTCGCGTTTCGAATGAACTAGGTGCTGGAAATCCCCAAGCAGCGAAGCTAGCAACGCGAGTAGTCATATTTATGGCCATCACCGAAGGTTTGGTGATCACCCTTACGATGATTCTGCTGCGCAATTTCTGGGGTCATATGTATAGCGATGAGGCTGAAGTTGTCACATACATTGCCCGTATGATACCTGTTCTTGCAATATCATTCTTCATTGATGGGATGCACAGCTCTCTTTCAG gagtGCTCACTGGATGTGGCAAGCAGAAGATCGGCGCACGTGTGAATCTTGGTGCGTTCTACTTGGCAGGCATTCCAATGGCAGTCTTGCTGGCATTTGTTCTCCATCTGAATGGAATG GGGCTTTGGCTTGGCATCGTTTGCGGGAGCCTCAGCAAGCTTATCCTGCTCTTTTGGATCACAATGAGAATAAACTGGGAGAAGGAA TCAATCAAGGCAAAAGAGTTGGTCTTCAGCTCGACTCTTCCTGTAGCATGA
- the LOC121055483 gene encoding NAC domain-containing protein JA2L-like — MAMMPQLTLTLPLGFKFQPTDQQLVVDYLQRRVVGESCIIPTVVGLDMEGFDPWHIPGMPLYGDKKWYFFIKTDHVDRTCVRMAPSGSWKTTGTNKTIFVTGAQGVPTAVKRAFVFYLGQPSLETNKTSWIMHEYCLTNPSTEEIVLCKISNKNQHELRAGLYDVAYNLIIHFEPLAMEHPNHVSGIDATAATDDLGDLDEENVSNNTTTTNNF; from the exons ATGGCGATGATGCCTCAGTTGACACTAACCTTGCCACTAGGGTTTAAGTTCCAGCCAACGGACCAGCAACTCGTCGTCGACTACCTACAGAGACGTGTCGTCGGGGAGTCGTGCATTATTCCCACTGTCGTTGGTCTTGACATGGAAGGCTTTGATCCATGGCATATCCCAG GCATGCCACTATATGGGGATAAAAAGTGGTACTTCTTCATCAAGACGGACCATGTGGACCGAACTTGTGTGCGGATGGCACCATCAGGGTCCTGGAAGACTACCGGCACAAATAAGACAATCTTTGTCACAGGTGCACAGGGGGTGCCAACTGCAGTCAAGAGAGCGTTTGTCTTCTACCTTGGCCAGCCATCCTTGGAAACCAACAAGACATCGTGGATTATGCATGAGTACTGTCTCACTAACCCGAGTACGGAAGAGATTGTTCTTTGTAAGATCTCCAATAAAAACCAGCACGAACTACGTGCTGGGTTATATGATGTTGCATATAATCTCATCATTCACTTTGAACCCCTAGCAATGGAGCATCCTAATCATGTCAGTGGCATTGATGCTACTGCTGCTACTGATGATCTAGGTGACCTTGACGAGGAGAATGTCAGCAACAATACCACCACTACCAACAACTTTTAG